One Novosphingobium sp. G106 DNA segment encodes these proteins:
- a CDS encoding asparaginase domain-containing protein, with protein sequence MLSSDTPILLLTTGGTIDKIYFDALSDYRVGETVVARLLEIGRVRHPFRVEEVTRKDSLELTDVDRAVIRLAVTAAPEAHVVITHGTDTMTETAKALADVTGKVIVLVGALAPARFSESDASFNLGMAFGAVQLAEPGVYIAMNGSVFRADRVVKDRAQGKFVATDS encoded by the coding sequence ATGCTTTCCAGCGACACCCCGATCCTGCTGCTCACCACAGGCGGAACCATCGACAAGATCTATTTCGACGCGCTTTCCGACTATCGGGTCGGCGAGACGGTCGTCGCGCGGCTGCTCGAGATCGGCCGCGTCCGGCACCCCTTCCGGGTCGAGGAAGTGACCCGCAAGGACAGCCTCGAACTCACCGACGTCGACCGTGCCGTGATCCGCCTCGCCGTGACCGCGGCGCCCGAGGCACATGTGGTCATCACCCATGGCACCGACACGATGACCGAGACCGCGAAAGCGCTGGCCGACGTGACGGGCAAGGTGATCGTGCTCGTCGGCGCCCTGGCCCCGGCGCGGTTCAGCGAAAGCGATGCCAGCTTCAACCTCGGCATGGCTTTCGGCGCCGTGCAACTGGCCGAGCCGGGCGTCTATATCGCGATGAATGGCTCGGTCTTCCGCGCCGATCGCGTGGTCAAGGATCGCGCGCAGGGCAAATTCGTCGCGACCGACAGCTGA
- the mscL gene encoding large conductance mechanosensitive channel protein MscL — protein sequence MLSEFKAFIARGNVLDLAVGVIIGAAFGKIVTSLTEDIIMPVIGKVTGGMDFTNKFLILGDVPATYKGSLESYADLKKAGVAMLGYGSFVTAIINFLIMAFVIFLIVRQANKMMPPPAAAPAGPSEVELLAEIRDELKRRP from the coding sequence ATGCTCAGTGAATTCAAGGCGTTCATCGCACGCGGCAATGTCCTCGATCTGGCCGTCGGCGTCATCATCGGCGCGGCTTTCGGCAAGATCGTCACCTCGCTGACCGAAGACATCATCATGCCCGTGATCGGCAAGGTCACGGGCGGCATGGACTTCACCAACAAGTTCCTCATCCTCGGCGACGTGCCGGCGACCTACAAGGGATCGCTGGAGAGCTACGCCGATCTCAAGAAGGCCGGCGTGGCCATGCTCGGCTATGGCTCGTTCGTCACCGCGATCATCAATTTCCTGATCATGGCCTTCGTCATCTTCCTGATCGTGCGCCAGGCCAACAAGATGATGCCGCCGCCCGCAGCCGCTCCGGCCGGCCCTAGCGAGGTCGAATTGCTGGCTGAAATCCGCGACGAGTTGAAGCGGCGTCCCTGA
- a CDS encoding LemA family protein: MTASNALGRLAMIGRFAFAALAAASLAACGINSVPTAQENAKAKWADVQAAFQERANLVPNLAAVAKGAAEQEKGILTGVVEARAKATSIQLNANDLTDPAKMAQFQAAQNQLSGSLAGFGRLLANVEAYPELKSITNYQMLQSQLEGQENRIRVALRDYNEAVRDYNTRVRTFPEMIGATIRGAKEMVPYQAATPGAEVAPSLEGKM, encoded by the coding sequence ATGACCGCATCCAATGCACTTGGCCGTCTGGCCATGATCGGCCGTTTCGCCTTCGCCGCGCTTGCCGCAGCGAGCCTGGCCGCCTGCGGCATCAATTCGGTGCCGACCGCCCAGGAAAACGCCAAGGCCAAGTGGGCCGACGTCCAGGCGGCGTTCCAGGAACGCGCCAATCTCGTGCCGAACCTTGCCGCCGTGGCCAAGGGCGCGGCCGAGCAGGAGAAAGGCATCCTGACCGGCGTGGTCGAGGCGCGGGCCAAGGCGACCTCTATCCAGCTCAATGCAAACGATCTCACCGATCCGGCCAAGATGGCGCAATTCCAGGCAGCGCAGAACCAGCTTTCGGGCTCGCTGGCCGGTTTTGGCCGCCTGCTGGCCAATGTCGAGGCCTATCCCGAGCTCAAATCGATCACCAACTATCAGATGCTGCAGAGCCAGCTCGAGGGCCAGGAGAACCGCATCCGCGTAGCGCTCCGCGACTACAACGAGGCGGTGCGCGACTATAACACGCGCGTCCGCACCTTCCCCGAGATGATCGGCGCGACGATCCGCGGTGCCAAGGAAATGGTGCCCTATCAGGCTGCCACGCCGGGCGCCGAGGTTGCACCGAGCCTCGAAGGCAAGATGTAA
- a CDS encoding YgcG family protein, whose protein sequence is MRHLLTLWFALLVALAGFVAPAQAAPTFPPLTGRVVDAANILPPDVKTRLDQKLAGLQTQSGRQLVVVTLPDLQGYEISDYGYQLGRAWGIGSKDKNDGALLIIAPNERKLRIEVGYGLEGVLTDGLSSLIINQQIVPKFKAGDMPGGIEAGTDAIIQQLTLPADQAQKIAAEANRQPAKQQGGGFPWVFLIFVFLFFILPMLRGGGRRYRSGGLGSVILWDALNSSRGGGGGWGGGGGGGGFSGGGGSFGGGGSSGSW, encoded by the coding sequence ATGCGACATTTGCTGACCCTCTGGTTCGCGCTGCTGGTCGCACTGGCGGGCTTTGTCGCGCCCGCTCAGGCCGCGCCGACCTTCCCGCCGCTCACCGGGCGGGTGGTCGACGCCGCCAACATCCTCCCACCGGACGTCAAGACGCGGCTCGACCAGAAGCTCGCCGGGCTGCAGACGCAGTCGGGCCGGCAGCTGGTCGTGGTCACCCTGCCCGACCTTCAGGGCTACGAGATCTCCGACTACGGCTACCAGCTCGGCCGCGCCTGGGGGATCGGCAGCAAGGACAAGAACGACGGCGCGCTGCTGATCATCGCGCCGAACGAGCGCAAGCTCAGGATCGAGGTCGGCTACGGCCTCGAAGGCGTGCTGACCGACGGGCTTTCGTCGCTTATCATCAACCAGCAGATCGTGCCGAAGTTCAAGGCCGGCGACATGCCCGGCGGGATCGAGGCCGGGACCGACGCGATCATCCAGCAGCTCACCCTGCCCGCCGACCAGGCTCAGAAGATCGCCGCCGAAGCCAACCGGCAACCGGCGAAACAGCAGGGTGGCGGCTTTCCCTGGGTCTTCCTGATCTTCGTCTTCCTGTTCTTCATCCTGCCGATGCTGCGCGGCGGCGGCCGGCGCTACCGTAGCGGCGGCCTTGGCTCGGTGATCCTGTGGGATGCCCTCAACAGCTCGCGCGGCGGCGGCGGAGGCTGGGGTGGCGGAGGCGGTGGCGGCGGCTTTTCGGGAGGCGGCGGCAGCTTTGGCGGCGGCGGCTCCTCGGGATCCTGGTAG
- a CDS encoding YgcG family protein, whose amino-acid sequence MLRGVILVLLGWLALAAPAFAAGPTFPAMSGRVVDAANVIPDDIEGILTIKLETLETQSRRQLVIVTLPDLQGYEISDYGYQLGRAWGVGSKEKSDGVLLIVAPKERKVRIEVGYGLEGVLTDGFSSLIISQEIVPKFKKGDMPGGIEAGADAIIHQLTLPKAEAEALAAQPPPKQDNSFAIAVFVALILGCTLFFLLILWPTRIPRPGSRSYNSAAGAAPVTVWNTSSSSSDWSSSSSSSSDSFSGGGGDFGGGGASGDW is encoded by the coding sequence ATGCTTCGGGGGGTCATCCTCGTTCTGCTGGGCTGGCTGGCCCTCGCCGCGCCAGCCTTTGCTGCGGGGCCGACATTCCCCGCGATGAGCGGGCGCGTGGTCGATGCCGCCAATGTCATACCCGACGACATCGAAGGCATACTGACGATCAAGCTGGAGACCCTGGAGACGCAGTCGCGCCGCCAGCTGGTGATCGTGACCTTGCCCGACCTGCAGGGCTACGAGATCTCCGACTACGGCTACCAGCTCGGCCGCGCCTGGGGCGTCGGCAGCAAGGAGAAGAGCGACGGCGTCCTGCTGATCGTCGCGCCCAAGGAGCGCAAGGTCAGGATCGAAGTCGGTTACGGCCTCGAAGGCGTGCTGACCGACGGATTCTCGTCGCTGATCATCAGCCAGGAGATCGTGCCGAAGTTCAAGAAGGGCGACATGCCTGGCGGCATCGAGGCCGGCGCCGATGCGATCATCCACCAGCTCACCTTGCCCAAGGCCGAAGCGGAAGCGCTCGCCGCCCAGCCGCCGCCCAAGCAGGACAACAGCTTCGCGATCGCCGTGTTCGTCGCCTTGATCCTGGGCTGCACCCTGTTCTTCCTGCTTATCCTTTGGCCCACGCGAATCCCCCGGCCCGGCAGCCGCAGCTATAACAGCGCCGCCGGCGCCGCACCGGTCACCGTCTGGAATACGAGCAGCAGTTCGAGCGACTGGAGCAGTAGTAGCAGCAGCAGTTCCGACAGCTTTTCGGGCGGCGGCGGCGATTTCGGTGGTGGCGGCGCCTCGGGCGATTGGTAG
- a CDS encoding TPM domain-containing protein → MASITPMNDSDRERVSAAVAAAESRSAGEIVTIMAQRSDDYADVALAWAAFVGLLALAALMIAPDFYLGLYERLTGGWVHEWTPRLVFGVALLVTTLKVGGTWLILLWRPLRLWLTPGPIRHRRVRERAVSAFKIGAERRTHGRTGILIYLSLAEHRAEIVADEAIASKVAPEVWGDAMAAMLTELKQDHLADGLIAAVEKVGTVLAEHFPRAEDDQNELPDRLIEL, encoded by the coding sequence ATGGCATCGATCACTCCGATGAACGACAGCGACCGCGAGCGGGTCAGCGCCGCCGTGGCCGCGGCCGAAAGCCGGTCCGCCGGCGAGATCGTTACGATCATGGCGCAGCGCTCGGACGACTATGCCGACGTCGCGCTTGCCTGGGCGGCCTTCGTCGGCCTGCTGGCGCTGGCCGCGCTGATGATCGCGCCGGACTTCTACCTCGGCCTTTACGAGCGGCTCACCGGCGGCTGGGTGCACGAATGGACGCCGCGTCTGGTGTTCGGCGTCGCCTTGCTGGTGACCACGCTCAAGGTCGGGGGCACGTGGCTGATCCTGCTCTGGCGCCCTCTGCGCCTCTGGCTGACCCCCGGGCCTATCCGCCATCGCCGCGTGCGCGAGCGCGCTGTCAGCGCTTTCAAGATCGGCGCCGAGCGCCGCACGCACGGACGCACCGGCATCCTCATCTACCTCTCGCTCGCCGAGCACCGCGCCGAGATCGTCGCCGACGAGGCGATTGCCTCGAAAGTGGCACCTGAAGTCTGGGGTGACGCCATGGCGGCAATGCTGACCGAACTGAAGCAGGACCATCTCGCTGACGGCCTCATCGCCGCAGTGGAGAAAGTCGGCACCGTGCTGGCCGAGCACTTCCCGCGCGCCGAGGACGACCAGAACGAACTACCGGACAGGCTGATCGAACTATGA
- a CDS encoding NUDIX hydrolase — MSDTNEPDEVVWQGKFITARKKGKWEYVSRARGIRAAVILAIDEDEDGDEYVILVEQFRVPLGRPSIELPAGLIGDHDEHEGEDDSVAAARELEEETGYHAERMEEIGQFYSSPGMVSESFTLFRAHGLTQVSEGGGVEGENITVHRVNLDRIERAIAEWRAQGRAIDVRLLMLLGRSLLGL, encoded by the coding sequence ATGAGTGATACCAACGAACCCGACGAAGTGGTGTGGCAGGGCAAATTCATCACTGCGCGCAAGAAGGGCAAGTGGGAATATGTCAGCCGCGCCCGCGGCATCCGCGCGGCGGTGATCCTGGCGATCGACGAAGACGAGGACGGCGACGAGTACGTCATCCTGGTCGAGCAGTTCCGCGTGCCCCTAGGGCGCCCGAGCATCGAACTGCCCGCGGGCCTTATCGGCGATCACGACGAGCACGAAGGCGAAGACGACTCGGTGGCCGCCGCCCGCGAGTTGGAGGAGGAGACCGGCTACCACGCCGAGCGGATGGAGGAGATCGGCCAGTTCTATTCCTCGCCCGGCATGGTCAGCGAGAGCTTTACGTTGTTTCGCGCGCACGGCCTGACCCAGGTCAGCGAAGGTGGCGGCGTGGAAGGCGAGAACATCACCGTCCACCGCGTCAATCTCGACCGCATCGAACGCGCGATCGCCGAATGGCGTGCGCAGGGCCGTGCGATCGACGTGCGGTTGCTGATGCTGCTGGGGCGGAGCTTGCTCGGACTGTAG
- the mmsB gene encoding 3-hydroxyisobutyrate dehydrogenase: protein MKIAFIGLGNMGGGMAVNLVKAGHEVHAFDLAAEALDKAKGNGCAVYTAVRDAVQGVDAVVSMLPNGGIVKSVYSADVIGQAPKGALFLDCSTIDVATAREVGEAAKAAGYEMVDAPVSGGIAAANGGTLTFMVGGSEATFAKAQVVLEPMAKAVIHAGELGAGQVAKMCNNMLLAIHMIGTCEALALAEKAGLSMQKFYEISSKSTGYNWSLNDYTPAPGVGAASPADNGYQGGFASALMLKDLRLAMAGAQAAGATVPMGEHATAIYEAFNEAGNGGKDFGAIFTTL from the coding sequence ATGAAAATCGCGTTCATCGGCCTCGGCAACATGGGCGGCGGCATGGCCGTGAATCTGGTCAAGGCTGGGCACGAGGTCCATGCTTTCGACCTCGCCGCCGAGGCGCTCGACAAGGCCAAGGGCAACGGCTGCGCGGTCTATACGGCCGTGCGCGATGCCGTGCAGGGCGTCGATGCCGTGGTTTCGATGCTGCCCAACGGTGGGATCGTGAAAAGCGTCTACAGCGCCGACGTGATCGGCCAGGCGCCCAAGGGAGCGCTGTTCCTCGACTGCTCGACGATCGACGTTGCCACCGCGCGCGAAGTCGGCGAGGCGGCCAAGGCGGCGGGTTACGAGATGGTCGATGCGCCAGTCTCGGGCGGCATCGCCGCGGCCAACGGCGGCACGCTGACTTTCATGGTCGGCGGCAGCGAGGCGACTTTCGCCAAGGCGCAGGTGGTGCTCGAACCGATGGCCAAGGCGGTGATCCACGCCGGCGAGCTCGGCGCGGGCCAGGTCGCCAAGATGTGCAACAACATGCTGCTGGCGATCCACATGATCGGCACCTGCGAGGCACTGGCCCTGGCCGAGAAGGCCGGCCTGTCGATGCAGAAGTTCTACGAGATAAGCTCGAAGTCGACCGGCTATAACTGGTCGCTCAACGACTATACGCCCGCGCCGGGCGTCGGCGCCGCGAGCCCTGCGGACAACGGCTACCAGGGCGGCTTCGCCTCGGCGCTGATGCTCAAGGACCTGCGCCTCGCCATGGCCGGGGCCCAAGCAGCAGGCGCCACCGTGCCGATGGGCGAGCACGCCACCGCGATCTACGAGGCGTTCAACGAAGCCGGCAACGGCGGCAAGGACTTCGGCGCCATCTTCACGACGCTGTGA
- a CDS encoding enoyl-CoA hydratase-related protein, which produces MSYETLLVEQRGAVTLIQLNRPQALNALSSTVMKELIDAFAKFEADDSQGAAVLTGAGEKAFAAGADISEMADKPATEFFSQAFFDGWQKGIANVVRKPWIAAVNGFALGGGCELAMMADMIIASEKAKFGQPEIKLGVAPGMGGTQRLTRAIGKAKAMDLCLTGRMMDAVEAEKSGLVARILPAEGFVDAVVAIAAEIAGMPRLAALLNKEMVNVAFETTLEQGLLYERRTWGILAATEDKAEGMKAFVEKRPAVWKGK; this is translated from the coding sequence ATGAGCTACGAAACCCTCCTGGTCGAACAGCGCGGCGCCGTCACGCTGATTCAGCTCAACCGTCCGCAGGCGCTCAACGCGCTGAGCTCCACTGTGATGAAGGAACTGATCGACGCTTTCGCGAAGTTCGAGGCCGATGACAGCCAGGGTGCCGCCGTGCTTACCGGCGCGGGCGAAAAGGCTTTCGCCGCGGGTGCCGACATCAGCGAAATGGCCGACAAGCCGGCCACCGAGTTCTTCTCGCAGGCCTTCTTCGACGGCTGGCAGAAGGGCATCGCCAATGTCGTGCGCAAGCCCTGGATCGCCGCGGTCAACGGCTTTGCGCTGGGCGGCGGCTGCGAGCTCGCCATGATGGCCGACATGATCATCGCTTCCGAGAAGGCCAAGTTCGGCCAGCCCGAGATCAAGCTGGGCGTGGCGCCGGGCATGGGCGGCACGCAGCGCCTGACCCGCGCGATCGGCAAGGCCAAGGCGATGGACCTCTGCCTCACCGGCCGCATGATGGACGCGGTGGAGGCCGAGAAGTCGGGCCTGGTCGCGCGCATCCTTCCGGCCGAGGGCTTCGTCGATGCCGTCGTCGCTATCGCTGCGGAGATCGCCGGCATGCCGCGCCTCGCCGCGCTGCTGAACAAGGAAATGGTCAACGTCGCCTTCGAGACGACGCTCGAGCAGGGCCTGCTCTACGAGCGCCGCACCTGGGGCATTCTCGCCGCGACCGAGGATAAGGCCGAAGGCATGAAGGCTTTCGTCGAGAAGCGCCCGGCGGTGTGGAAGGGCAAGTAA
- a CDS encoding enoyl-CoA hydratase/isomerase family protein, producing MTDELITRRESGVGFLTLNRPKAIHALTAAMDHAMTDALLAWKDDAAVKAVIIDHSEGRGFCAGGDIAFLRNSALTDNGVSGLAFFYEEYQLNHLLFTYPKPVVAFVDGITMGGGVGISQPAKYRVATENTRFAMPETGIGLFPDVGGGWFLSRLPGRLGQYLALTGARIDGSECVWAGLATHYLPADQLAEAKARIVAGHEIAGALTALSVTPPDAKIAAHASEIARHFASDRYEDILASLEADPSEWAAKTLATLHTKSPQTCKVALRQLADSARLGDFADNMAMEYRIAARVLTRPDFAEGVRAVIVDKTNDPKWDPATPEGVTDELIESIFAPLPADKEWKPL from the coding sequence ATGACCGACGAACTCATCACGCGCCGCGAGAGTGGCGTCGGCTTCCTCACACTTAACCGGCCCAAGGCGATCCACGCGCTGACCGCGGCGATGGACCACGCCATGACCGACGCGCTGCTCGCCTGGAAGGACGATGCCGCGGTCAAGGCGGTGATCATCGATCACAGCGAGGGCAGGGGCTTCTGCGCCGGCGGCGACATTGCCTTCCTGCGCAATTCGGCGCTGACCGACAACGGCGTCTCGGGGCTGGCGTTCTTCTACGAGGAATACCAGCTCAACCACCTGCTGTTCACCTATCCCAAGCCGGTGGTCGCTTTCGTCGATGGCATCACCATGGGCGGCGGCGTCGGCATCTCGCAGCCCGCGAAGTACCGCGTGGCGACCGAGAACACCCGGTTCGCCATGCCCGAGACCGGGATCGGCCTGTTCCCGGACGTCGGCGGCGGCTGGTTCCTGTCGCGCCTGCCGGGGCGCCTCGGCCAGTACCTGGCGCTTACCGGCGCGCGGATCGACGGTTCGGAGTGCGTCTGGGCCGGCCTTGCGACGCACTACCTGCCGGCCGACCAGCTGGCGGAAGCCAAGGCGCGGATCGTCGCCGGGCACGAGATCGCCGGCGCGCTCACCGCGCTGTCCGTGACCCCGCCCGACGCAAAGATCGCGGCGCATGCCAGCGAGATCGCCAGGCACTTCGCCTCGGACCGCTACGAGGACATCCTTGCCAGCCTCGAAGCCGATCCCAGCGAATGGGCGGCAAAGACGCTCGCTACGCTGCACACCAAGAGCCCGCAGACCTGCAAAGTCGCGCTGCGCCAACTCGCCGATAGCGCCAGGCTGGGCGATTTCGCCGACAACATGGCGATGGAATACCGTATCGCCGCACGCGTGCTGACCCGGCCCGACTTCGCCGAGGGTGTGCGCGCCGTGATCGTCGACAAGACCAACGATCCGAAGTGGGATCCGGCGACGCCCGAAGGCGTGACCGATGAACTTATCGAATCAATCTTCGCGCCGCTGCCGGCCGATAAGGAATGGAAACCGCTATGA
- a CDS encoding acyl-CoA dehydrogenase family protein, which yields MTEQFQLTDDQLAIQEMARRFTADAITPFAAEWDETKHFPRDVVRQAGELGFGSIYISEEMGGINLGRLESALIFEALSYGCPSTAAFISVHNMASWLIDRFGGAEVKQRYLPQLVGMEKLGSYCLTEPSSGSDAAALRTTARLEGDHYVVNGSKQFITGGGVNDFYVTMVRTGDNGAKGISCLVIEKDWEGVSFGANEKKLGWNSSPTAQVNFDNVKVPVENRVGAEGDGFRFAMAGLDGGRLNIGACSLGGAQRCLDEAIAYVKERQQFGQPIADFQNTQFTLADMATDLEASRALLYLAAAKVTAGAPDKTRFAAMAKRLASDNGSQIVDQALQMFGGYGYLKDYPIERFWRDLRVHRILEGTNEVMRMIIGRDLLRQ from the coding sequence ATGACCGAACAGTTCCAGCTCACCGACGACCAGCTCGCCATTCAGGAAATGGCCCGCCGGTTCACCGCCGACGCCATTACGCCCTTCGCGGCGGAATGGGATGAGACCAAGCATTTCCCGCGCGACGTCGTTCGTCAGGCGGGTGAGCTCGGCTTCGGCTCGATCTACATTTCCGAAGAGATGGGCGGGATCAATCTCGGCCGGCTCGAATCGGCGCTGATCTTCGAGGCGCTGTCCTACGGCTGCCCGTCGACCGCGGCGTTCATCTCGGTCCACAACATGGCCAGCTGGCTGATCGACCGCTTCGGCGGAGCCGAAGTCAAGCAGCGCTACCTGCCGCAGCTCGTCGGCATGGAAAAGCTCGGGTCCTACTGCCTGACCGAACCCAGTTCGGGCTCCGACGCCGCCGCCCTGCGCACCACCGCGCGGCTCGAAGGCGACCATTACGTCGTCAACGGCTCGAAACAGTTCATCACCGGCGGTGGGGTCAACGACTTCTACGTCACGATGGTCCGGACCGGAGATAACGGTGCCAAGGGCATTTCCTGCCTGGTCATCGAGAAGGACTGGGAAGGCGTTTCGTTCGGCGCGAACGAGAAGAAGCTCGGCTGGAATAGCTCGCCGACCGCGCAGGTCAATTTCGACAACGTCAAGGTCCCGGTCGAGAACCGCGTCGGCGCCGAGGGCGACGGCTTCCGCTTCGCCATGGCCGGCCTCGACGGCGGTCGCCTCAACATCGGTGCCTGCTCGCTCGGCGGCGCGCAGCGCTGCCTCGACGAGGCGATCGCCTATGTGAAGGAGCGCCAGCAGTTCGGCCAGCCGATCGCCGACTTCCAGAACACCCAGTTTACCCTGGCCGACATGGCGACCGACCTGGAGGCCAGCCGCGCATTGCTCTACCTCGCCGCCGCCAAGGTCACCGCCGGTGCGCCCGACAAGACCCGCTTCGCTGCCATGGCCAAGCGCCTTGCCAGCGACAACGGCTCGCAGATCGTCGACCAGGCGCTGCAGATGTTTGGCGGCTACGGCTATCTCAAGGACTATCCGATCGAACGCTTCTGGCGCGATCTGCGCGTTCACCGCATCCTCGAAGGGACGAACGAAGTCATGCGCATGATCATCGGCCGCGATCTGCTTCGCCAATGA
- a CDS encoding aldehyde dehydrogenase family protein encodes MAAARPIADTPEAKEVAELVARSRAAQAQIAHYTQEQVDRLIRGMVWAVAQPGVAEEIAQQTVDESQLGNYEGKFLKISRKTRAALMDIIDDKSVGVIEEDPERNIVKIAKPVGVIGALSPSTNPEATPVIKSISAVKGRNSIIICPHPRAKITNKIICDKMREALVKLGAPADLVIPIETPSVEKTNEVMKQCDRVLATGGGPMVLAAYSSGTPALGVGVGNAVITVDDTADLDDAAEKIRISKTLDLAASCSSDNSVVLFDKIYDQMLDKLQKEGGFIVEGENKQKLQDTIWKDGALNTAIVAQSAEKIAGMAGIDLPEGKTFLIVPESGFGADAPFSGEKLSVTMALYRAKDIEDAIRITNGIQAYQGQGHSAGIYSKSDVNILKLASETFTSRIMVNQPQAPSNSGNLWNGMRQTFSLGCGSWGGNSTNNNITWRDLINETWVSRPLKVAKVIPDDEHLFGKDIIAALA; translated from the coding sequence ATGGCCGCTGCCCGCCCGATTGCCGACACCCCCGAAGCCAAGGAAGTCGCCGAACTCGTCGCCCGCAGCCGTGCTGCGCAGGCGCAGATCGCGCACTACACGCAGGAACAGGTCGATCGCCTGATCCGCGGCATGGTCTGGGCCGTCGCCCAGCCGGGCGTGGCGGAAGAGATCGCCCAGCAGACGGTCGATGAATCGCAGCTCGGCAATTACGAGGGCAAGTTCCTCAAGATCTCGCGCAAGACGCGTGCGGCGCTGATGGACATCATCGACGACAAGTCGGTCGGCGTGATCGAGGAAGATCCCGAGCGCAACATCGTCAAGATCGCCAAGCCTGTCGGCGTGATCGGAGCGCTCTCGCCCTCGACCAATCCCGAGGCGACCCCGGTGATCAAGTCGATCTCGGCCGTGAAGGGTCGCAACTCGATCATCATCTGCCCGCATCCGCGCGCCAAGATCACCAACAAGATCATTTGCGACAAGATGCGTGAGGCGCTGGTCAAGCTCGGAGCCCCGGCCGATCTGGTCATCCCGATCGAGACGCCTTCCGTCGAGAAGACCAATGAAGTCATGAAGCAGTGCGACCGCGTGCTCGCCACCGGTGGCGGCCCGATGGTGCTGGCGGCCTATTCGTCGGGCACCCCGGCGCTCGGCGTCGGCGTGGGCAATGCCGTCATCACTGTCGACGACACGGCCGACCTCGACGATGCGGCCGAGAAGATCCGCATCTCGAAGACGCTGGACCTCGCGGCCTCGTGCTCGTCGGACAACTCCGTGGTCCTGTTCGACAAGATCTACGACCAGATGCTCGACAAGCTGCAGAAGGAAGGCGGCTTCATCGTCGAGGGCGAGAACAAGCAGAAGCTGCAGGACACGATCTGGAAGGACGGCGCGCTCAACACCGCGATCGTCGCCCAGTCGGCCGAGAAGATCGCCGGCATGGCCGGGATCGACCTGCCCGAGGGCAAGACCTTCCTGATCGTTCCCGAATCCGGTTTCGGTGCCGATGCGCCGTTCTCGGGCGAGAAGCTGTCGGTCACCATGGCGCTTTACCGCGCCAAGGACATCGAGGACGCGATCCGCATCACCAACGGCATCCAGGCATACCAGGGCCAGGGCCACAGCGCGGGCATCTATTCGAAGAGCGACGTGAACATCCTGAAGCTCGCTTCGGAAACCTTCACCAGCCGCATCATGGTCAACCAGCCGCAGGCGCCTTCGAACTCGGGCAACCTGTGGAACGGCATGCGCCAGACCTTCTCGCTGGGCTGCGGTTCGTGGGGCGGTAATTCGACCAACAACAATATCACCTGGCGCGACCTGATCAACGAGACCTGGGTCTCGCGCCCGCTCAAGGTGGCCAAGGTGATCCCCGACGACGAGCACCTGTTCGGTAAGGACATCATCGCCGCGCTGGCCTGA
- a CDS encoding flavin reductase family protein: MNCNTTTRSQDVRVTQPSIDSALFRQVLGAYPTGVSVVTATGADGKPVGMVVGTFTSVSLDPPLVGFLPDKKSSSWPQIEAAGHFCVNVLASDQQEVCRQVSAKGPEKFVGVEYALSQHNLPIIANSIAVIECSLHSVVEAGDHWIVLGNVLALEVTRDEDPMLFHRGRYGGFAELV, translated from the coding sequence ATGAACTGCAACACGACCACAAGATCACAGGATGTCCGCGTGACCCAGCCCAGCATCGATTCCGCTCTGTTTCGCCAAGTGCTCGGCGCCTACCCGACCGGCGTCAGCGTCGTCACGGCGACGGGAGCGGACGGCAAGCCAGTGGGCATGGTGGTCGGCACTTTCACCTCGGTCTCGCTCGATCCGCCGCTGGTCGGCTTCCTGCCCGACAAGAAGAGCTCTTCTTGGCCGCAGATCGAAGCCGCCGGCCATTTCTGCGTAAACGTCCTCGCCAGCGACCAGCAGGAAGTCTGCCGCCAGGTCTCGGCCAAGGGGCCCGAAAAGTTCGTCGGCGTCGAATATGCCCTGTCGCAACACAACCTGCCGATCATCGCCAATTCGATCGCGGTGATCGAATGCTCGCTGCACTCGGTGGTCGAGGCCGGGGATCACTGGATAGTGCTGGGCAACGTGCTGGCGCTGGAGGTCACGCGCGACGAGGACCCGATGCTGTTCCACCGTGGCCGCTACGGCGGTTTCGCCGAACTCGTATAA